One Thermococcus eurythermalis DNA segment encodes these proteins:
- a CDS encoding ribbon-helix-helix protein, CopG family: protein MKTKTVSARVELEFYERVQALAEGRGVTVSDVVREALENELEEAEVLEQVNGMEVHYPREPWWRRLGLRIRALIP, encoded by the coding sequence ATGAAGACTAAGACGGTTTCGGCGAGGGTGGAGTTGGAGTTTTATGAGAGAGTCCAGGCCTTGGCTGAGGGACGTGGCGTGACCGTGAGCGATGTGGTGAGGGAGGCCTTGGAGAATGAACTTGAGGAAGCGGAGGTTCTCGAGCAGGTGAATGGTATGGAGGTCCATTATCCTAGGGAGCCGTGGTGGCGGAGGCTTGGACTGCGCATTCGTGCTTTGATTCCCTGA